In one Candidatus Nitronereus thalassa genomic region, the following are encoded:
- a CDS encoding Hsp20/alpha crystallin family protein, translated as MSSVTRWDPFRELDDLQHRFSTLFGRVPMKKEGEKRESLTVAEWAPVVDIVEDDQNYTIKAEIPGVKKEDIKVGVQDDVLTVSGHRHYEKEEKDKKFHRIERSYGSFARSFTLPEDSDGEKVSAEFKDGLLKVLLPKTARVKPKQVEVKVG; from the coding sequence ATGAGTTCCGTGACACGTTGGGATCCCTTTCGGGAGTTAGACGATTTACAACATCGGTTTTCCACGTTGTTTGGCAGAGTTCCTATGAAAAAAGAAGGCGAAAAACGGGAATCCTTGACGGTAGCTGAATGGGCTCCGGTCGTGGACATCGTAGAAGATGATCAAAATTACACCATCAAAGCGGAAATCCCAGGAGTGAAGAAGGAAGATATCAAAGTGGGAGTCCAGGATGATGTGCTCACCGTCTCTGGCCATCGGCATTATGAGAAAGAAGAGAAAGACAAGAAGTTTCACCGGATTGAACGATCGTATGGAAGTTTTGCCAGAAGCTTTACCCTTCCGGAAGATTCCGACGGAGAAAAAGTCTCCGCTGAATTTAAGGATGGCCTGTTAAAAGTTCTCTTGCCAAAAACCGCCCGGGTGAAACCGAAACAGGTTGAAGTAAAGGTCGGCTAA
- a CDS encoding MBL fold metallo-hydrolase, with protein sequence MKITFHGAARSVTGSRHELQLGNTRVLLDCGLFQGRRQDSERFNRHLGVDPETIHAVLLSHAHIDHSGALPILAKGKFRGRVFMTEATKDLVEILLEDSARIQQADCQYLNKKPWFRGPKRPTPFYSIKDVQTIRQQFETVPYDKTFGVSSRIKARFTDVGHILGSSSVWVKYTSQGHSLSVLFSGDVGRYDMPILRDPQPSPPCDVLILESTYGDRMHDEDLEAMRTKAESLVKHALKHKSKIIVPAFAVGRTQELVMRIKELVQEKRIPPIPIFIDSPLASKATQVFRRHPECFDEETFKTFTSQKDIFGAKYIHYVGNVQESQRLNDRPGPCVIIAASGMCEGGRIIHHLKHGIQHEANIIAMVGFQAEHTLGRKLIEEWDTVPIFGRPVPRRAQIVRFNGLSAHGDRHDLLDFVHRLNPKPRKIFVVHGEERQSFSLATALREEYPKMEIVIPNLHATYDL encoded by the coding sequence ATGAAGATTACCTTTCACGGAGCCGCGAGATCGGTGACCGGAAGTCGCCATGAGTTGCAGTTAGGAAACACACGGGTCTTGCTGGACTGTGGCCTCTTTCAAGGACGACGGCAAGATTCCGAACGATTCAACCGCCATCTGGGCGTTGACCCGGAGACCATTCATGCGGTGCTCTTGTCTCATGCCCACATCGATCATTCCGGCGCCCTCCCGATCTTGGCCAAAGGAAAATTTCGAGGCCGCGTGTTTATGACCGAGGCCACAAAAGACCTCGTGGAAATTCTGTTGGAAGACTCGGCACGAATCCAGCAGGCCGATTGCCAGTACCTCAATAAAAAGCCATGGTTCCGCGGCCCCAAAAGGCCAACCCCATTTTATTCCATTAAAGATGTTCAAACCATTCGACAGCAATTTGAAACCGTTCCCTATGACAAAACGTTTGGGGTTTCTTCCAGAATCAAAGCTCGGTTTACCGACGTGGGTCACATTTTAGGTTCTTCCTCGGTATGGGTGAAATATACCAGCCAAGGACATTCCCTTTCCGTATTGTTTAGCGGCGATGTCGGTCGCTATGACATGCCGATTCTTCGTGATCCACAGCCTTCCCCACCATGTGATGTCTTGATCCTCGAATCTACCTATGGCGATCGAATGCATGATGAAGACCTTGAAGCCATGAGGACCAAGGCTGAATCGCTGGTGAAGCATGCCCTCAAACACAAAAGCAAAATCATTGTGCCGGCGTTTGCCGTGGGAAGAACTCAGGAGTTAGTGATGCGAATCAAGGAATTGGTTCAGGAAAAGCGCATACCCCCAATTCCAATTTTTATCGATTCCCCATTAGCCTCAAAAGCCACACAGGTCTTTCGACGCCACCCGGAATGTTTTGATGAAGAAACTTTCAAGACGTTCACGTCACAAAAAGATATCTTTGGCGCCAAATATATTCATTACGTCGGAAACGTCCAAGAAAGCCAGCGCTTGAATGACCGTCCCGGTCCTTGCGTAATCATTGCCGCTTCCGGCATGTGCGAGGGAGGACGAATTATTCACCATCTCAAGCATGGCATCCAGCATGAAGCCAATATCATCGCGATGGTGGGCTTCCAAGCCGAACATACGCTGGGGCGAAAACTTATTGAAGAATGGGACACGGTGCCGATTTTCGGAAGGCCTGTCCCTCGGCGCGCTCAAATCGTAAGATTCAATGGCCTTTCCGCCCATGGCGACCGCCATGATTTATTGGATTTTGTGCATCGACTCAATCCCAAACCTCGAAAAATCTTTGTGGTTCATGGGGAGGAGCGCCAATCATTTTCACTCGCCACGGCATTGCGAGAGGAGTATCCCAAGATGGAGATTGTCATTCCCAATCTTCATGCCACGTACGATCTATAA
- a CDS encoding cupredoxin domain-containing protein: MLIKGNIHSPRRWLMGFLLGLLVMGALPQALAQSEQQIVVNIRNFTFETTQMPLQLHVPTVIYLKNSDEVRHDFGSLVFEGSHTRIETPMSISYGRGIGGVYIEPGGEVSIRFTIDRPGRYQFKCSIHEGMEGEILLMSAGAV, encoded by the coding sequence ATGTTGATCAAGGGAAATATTCATTCACCACGTCGCTGGCTTATGGGATTCCTCCTTGGGTTATTGGTCATGGGAGCGCTCCCTCAGGCCCTCGCTCAATCTGAGCAGCAAATCGTCGTTAACATTCGAAACTTTACGTTTGAAACCACTCAAATGCCATTGCAACTTCATGTCCCCACAGTAATTTATCTAAAAAATTCTGACGAGGTTCGACATGATTTTGGATCGCTCGTGTTTGAGGGAAGCCATACTCGCATTGAGACCCCCATGTCGATATCCTATGGGAGAGGTATTGGCGGGGTCTATATCGAACCAGGAGGAGAGGTTTCCATTCGTTTTACTATTGATCGTCCCGGTCGCTATCAGTTTAAATGTTCGATCCATGAAGGGATGGAGGGAGAAATTCTCTTAATGTCTGCGGGAGCAGTGTAA
- a CDS encoding TIGR00730 family Rossman fold protein: MKNADDQSGQIRYPSYLRADQDTAFLSRDELRAVRLQLEWFKPELIQQDEGIHSTIVVFGSARVPDPDQAKRNLQHTTQALAQNPENLDLQRAATVANNQMALSHYYSVSREFSRLVSSTCQVDGHREYVVVTGGGPGIMEAANRGAHEVGAKSIGLNISLPHEQAPNPYISPSLTFQFRYFALRKMHFLLRAKALVAFPGGFGTLDELFETLTLLQTGKVKDVTVVLVGKKFWEEVINWQYLVDSGLISPEDLKLFHYAETAQEAWNFIVRNHHTPGTS, from the coding sequence ATGAAAAACGCTGACGACCAATCTGGCCAAATCAGATACCCATCCTATCTCCGTGCCGATCAGGATACGGCATTCCTTTCGCGGGATGAATTACGTGCAGTCCGTCTGCAACTCGAATGGTTCAAACCCGAACTTATTCAACAGGATGAAGGAATACACTCCACCATCGTCGTCTTTGGAAGCGCTCGGGTCCCGGACCCTGACCAGGCAAAGCGTAATCTTCAGCACACGACACAGGCTTTAGCCCAAAACCCCGAAAACCTAGACTTACAACGAGCCGCGACCGTAGCCAACAACCAAATGGCTTTATCTCATTATTATTCCGTTTCAAGAGAATTCAGTCGTTTGGTCTCTTCGACCTGCCAAGTCGATGGTCACCGTGAGTATGTTGTGGTCACCGGTGGGGGACCAGGGATTATGGAAGCCGCCAATCGCGGTGCTCATGAGGTGGGAGCCAAGTCCATTGGGTTAAATATTTCCCTTCCCCACGAACAAGCGCCCAACCCGTACATCAGCCCCTCTCTCACCTTCCAATTTCGGTACTTTGCCTTACGAAAAATGCACTTTCTCCTAAGGGCAAAAGCATTGGTCGCGTTTCCCGGAGGATTTGGCACCCTCGATGAATTATTCGAAACCCTCACTCTCCTTCAAACCGGAAAGGTGAAGGATGTGACGGTGGTCTTGGTCGGGAAAAAGTTTTGGGAGGAAGTGATAAATTGGCAATATTTGGTGGACTCCGGGTTAATCAGTCCGGAGGACTTAAAGTTATTTCACTATGCCGAGACTGCACAAGAGGCTTGGAACTTCATCGTACGAAATCATCACACACCTGGAACATCATGA
- a CDS encoding universal stress protein: MQPLIKRILFATDFSPCSEEALHYALHWGKVCEAPIDCISVLPIHHHLDMEGAVLQLYLDEQRKIIHPRLETLAKYIREHHGPCVVHELSGIPHSTICEVAKETGTDLIVLGTHGWSGIDRVLLGSTAERVVAQAPCPVLTIKSSSPQSKALTYSTDNEIQDLRTLTPPETCSPRHVVVAVDFSDCSQDAVEYAFYIAKEFDVQITLVHVEELPSYGLDFNLTYLDTQKEKRRQADKQMKELCRLFETKGITATCMQKEPPVTEAILRAIEETKANLLVMGTHGRAGLSRLLMGSVASTLLRKAQVPIITVHAGKYSHDHPHRHAQATPTTPLNE; encoded by the coding sequence GTGCAACCACTCATTAAACGAATTTTGTTTGCCACTGATTTTTCCCCATGTTCTGAAGAAGCTTTGCACTATGCCCTGCATTGGGGGAAGGTTTGTGAGGCGCCAATTGATTGTATCTCTGTCCTTCCTATTCACCATCATCTGGATATGGAGGGTGCTGTTCTTCAACTCTATTTGGATGAGCAACGAAAAATTATTCATCCCAGGCTCGAAACACTAGCGAAATACATTCGGGAACATCATGGTCCCTGTGTCGTCCATGAATTATCGGGGATCCCCCATTCAACTATCTGTGAAGTGGCTAAGGAGACGGGGACCGATTTAATAGTCTTGGGCACTCATGGTTGGAGTGGGATAGATCGTGTCTTATTAGGAAGTACCGCCGAACGGGTGGTCGCCCAGGCACCATGTCCGGTACTGACCATCAAATCCAGCTCCCCCCAAAGCAAAGCCCTTACCTATTCCACAGACAATGAAATCCAAGATCTCCGAACTCTAACCCCGCCAGAAACCTGTTCCCCACGTCACGTGGTGGTGGCTGTGGATTTTTCGGATTGCTCACAAGATGCCGTTGAATATGCCTTCTACATTGCTAAAGAATTCGATGTGCAGATCACTCTTGTTCACGTCGAGGAATTACCCTCGTATGGTTTGGATTTTAATTTGACCTATCTTGATACCCAAAAAGAAAAACGTCGGCAGGCTGACAAACAAATGAAGGAATTATGCCGGCTCTTTGAAACCAAAGGGATTACGGCCACCTGCATGCAAAAGGAGCCGCCCGTTACAGAAGCCATCCTCAGAGCAATTGAGGAAACCAAGGCAAACCTTCTGGTGATGGGAACTCATGGACGGGCAGGATTGTCCCGCTTGTTGATGGGGAGCGTGGCTTCAACTCTTTTGCGAAAAGCGCAGGTTCCCATTATCACGGTCCATGCTGGCAAGTATAGCCATGACCATCCCCATCGGCATGCCCAGGCCACGCCAACGACTCCCTTAAACGAGTGA